CTAATGTAAATGTTAATATAATTTCATCCCCAATTCGTAGGTTTAATGTATTTTTTTCTTCTACACTTACGCAAAATCTTGCACCAGATGGGCTTATATCAAGAATTCTACCAATATGCCACTTTATGATTTCTTTATCATCTTCCTTTATTTTTTTACCTAATACAGCTTCTATATCTGTATCTATTCTCGGATATTCTCTTCTTTGTATTCTTAGAATTTCAAATGTGTGAGGAAATTTTAATATAACATTTCCACTTTCTTTCAAGATATCCTCTATTTGCCCCTCAACAACATAAGCACCATCTGATTTTCTTATAAAAGATATTTTTACCTTATCACCAACATTTAAATTCGGTACATTTTTATCAGTTATTGCCCAGTACATATATAATTCATCTTTGTCATATAAGACAACATTAAAACTTCTTCCATCTTCTAATTTAATCCTTCCTCCTTGGAAAAGATCAATATCTTTTGTGACAGTGATTGGAACAAAAGATGGTACGACATCAAATCCAAGCTTTTCTCTCATATCTTTGATTAAATTTTCATTAAAATTTGGATTATCCTTTATATAAAGGTCAACAACTTTCTCAAATGGTGATTTAAACTCTAAAGCTAAAAATGGGTCTCTACCCATCTTTTTAGAATAATCCCAAAGAATAGATACTTGCTCATCGCTCAACTCTTTCTCTTTAGCATATTTTACAAATTCTGAATAATGGTATTTCGCTTTAAGTTTTTTACTTAAACTATTTAAAAATAAAACAGCGAGAATAATAATTAAAATTATAAAAAGCAAAAAAACTATTGCATTTATATCAACACCAGATAATTTTTCTACGGCTTTCTGATAACCTTCTACAACTGGTTTTCTCTCAGGCATTTTTAACCCATCCCTACATTTTATTCTAAGTTTTTGTTAAACTATAATATCACAATTTTATGGAGGGTTTAAGATTAGCTTTTATAGAAGTTTTGCTGAAATAAATTTAGAAAATTTAAAGCATAATGTAAAAAATTTATACTCTTTTTCAAAGAAAAAAATTTTTGCAGTGGTAAAAGCAGATGCGTACGGTCATAATGCGGTTTTGGTATCTAAATATCTACAAGAATTAGATTTTATAGAATCTTTCTGCGTTGCTACTCCTTTAGAAGGGAAAGAATTAAGAGAAAATGGAATTTTTAAAAATATTCTTATTCTTGGCGGGGTTTTAAAAGAAGAGATTGAGATTTTAAATCAGTACAACTTAATTCCCGTGATTTCAGACTTTAACCAGTTGGAAATCGCAAGAAAGCTAAAAAATAGAAAAATACATCTAAAATTTGATACTGGAATGAGAAGGCTTGGGTTTTATTTAGAGAATGTGGATAAAATAAAACCACTTTTAAAAGAGTTTGAGATAGAAGGAGTACTAACTCATCTATCAAGTGCTGATACTGATAGAGAGTATACAATAAATCAGATTAAAGAGTTTAAAGAGATTTTAAATCTTCTTGATGTTAAGCCAAAATACATACACGTTCAAAACTCAGCCGGCGTTGTTTATGAGTGTGATTTTTGCAATGTTATAAGGGTTGGTCTTGCTATGTATGGGGAAAAGCCTTTTGAAAGTTATCCGATAGAGCTAAAACAAGTAATGAGTGTAAAATCTAAAATTATTTCTATTAAAGATGTAAAATCAGGGGATAGAGTTTCTTATAATGGAAGCTTTGTAGCCAAAAAACCTATGAAGGTTGCCATAGTACCATTTGGTTATGCAGATGGTCTTCCAAGAAGTTTATCCAATAGATGGTTTTTTTTAGTAAATGGTAAAGAAGCTCCAATTCTTGGTAAAATAACAATGGATATGACAATAGTTGATGTTTCTGAAATTGAGAATATAAATATTGGTAATGAGGTTGTGATAGTTGGAGAAAGTGGCAATAAAAGAATAACCTTTGGAGATATTGCTAACATTGTAGGAACTATTTCATACGAAATCATGTGTGGTATCTCAAAAAGGGTTGTAAGGTGCGAAAAATGTTAAATATTTTGGTTGTAGATGATGAAAAAAATATTCAAAGTTTGATTAAAGATATTCTCAGCGATGAAGGTCATTCTGTAAGCGTTGCCGGAAGTTTGACATCTGCAAAGGATTTAATAAAAAAAGAAGTTTTTGATTTGATATTCTTAGATGTATGGCTACCTGATGGAGACGGTATATCTTTGATTTCTTTTATAAAAGAGCATCAGCCAAACAGCTTTATAGTTATGATTTCCGGTCATGCAAACATACCTATAGCCGTTCAAGCAATAAAGGAAGGTGCTTTCGACTTTTTAGAAAAACCGCTATCTACAGACACGATTTTTGCAGTAATAGAAAAAATAGAAAAAGAAATAAAATTGAGACAAAGCCTTCAATTCTATAAAGAAAAAGAAGAAAGTCAGATTGAAATCATCGGAAATAGTGAAAAGATAGTTCAATTGAAAAAACAGATAGAAAAAGTAGCAAAAACAAATGCATGGGTAATGATTCTTGGAGAAAACGGAACCGGTAAAGAACTTGTAGCAAAATCCATTCATTATCAATCTAGCAGAAAAGATTATCCATTTGTAGATATAAACTGTGCTGCAATACCTGACGAGCTTTTTGAAGCAGAATTTTTTGGATACGAAAAAGGAGCGTTTACTAATGCTTTCACAAGAAAGATAGGGAAGTTAGAGCTTGCAGACAAAGGAACGTTATTTTTAGATGAAGTGGCAGATATGAGCCTATCTGCCCAAGCCAAGCTTTTAAGAGTTTTAGAAGAAAAAGAATTTTCAAGACTTGGAAGTAATACGAAAATAAAGGTTGATTTAAGAGTAATCTCAGCAACAAACAAAGATATACAAAAAGAAGTAGAAAAAGGCACTTTCAGACAGGACTTAGCTTTTAGACTATCAGTAATTCCATTAACCGTACCACCACTGAGAGAAAGAGGAGAAGATATAATCTTACTTGCAGAGTACTTTATAAAGAAATTTTCAATAGAAAATAAAGTAGAACCACCAATACTGACTGATGAAGTAAAAAGAACTTTTTTAAACTATTCTTGGCCCGGAAATGTAAGAGAGCTAAAAAATCTAATGGAAAGAATTGTTATTTTTAACAGTGGTGATTATGTTTATAACAAAGACCTACCCCCAAACATGTTTGGTAAAACTACTGCCCATGAAGAAAAAAGCATTCCAATTACAATAAGACCTTTGAAAGATGCAAAAGAAGAACTTGAAAGAGAGATGATTAAAAAAGCCTTGGAAGTATACAATAAAAATTTAAAAGAAGTTGCAAAGGCTCTTGATATTGATTTATCGTCTTTGTATAGAAAAATAAAACAGCATCAGTTGGAGGAGTAAAAATGCCATACGTTGAAGTTAAGGTAACTGGAAGACTAACAAAAGAACAAAAAGAAAAAATCGTAGAAGGTATTACAAAAGTATTAGAAGAGGTTGCAAACAAACCACCACAATCTACTTATATAGTAATTACAGAAGTAGACAGAGAAAACTGGGCAAAGGGTGGAAAATTATTGTCTGATTTATAGGGAGAGTGTTCCAAATTTTTTTAAGCTTCCCTTTCCGTGTCATCCTGAAGCCAAAGGCTGAAAGATCTACTCTTTTAAAAAGAGAGAAAACGAGATTCTTCGCTTACGCTCAGAATGACAGTGTTGGTTTTTGGAACAGTCTTTCTTGTTTTTTGATATTTAAGTTGTTAAGTTTTCTTTTATATCCTCTTTTTTACTCATTTTTAAAAAGTTTTCAAGAAGTTTATGACCGTACTCTGTCAATATAGACTCTGGATGAAACTGAACGCCCCATATTGGATATTTTTTATGTTCTATTGCCATTATTTCATCATCATCAGACCGTGCAGTTATCTCTATATCCTCCGGCAGAGTCGATTCATCAATGACTAAGGAATGATATCTTACAGCATTAAAAGGGTTTGGTATTCCTTCAAACAAGCCTTTTTCATTATGATAGATTTTTGATGTTTTGCCATGCATTAAGCATTTAGCTTTCACTATCTTGGCCCCGAAAGCCTGCCCAATCGATTGATGTCCCAAGCAAACACCAAGAATAGGATAGATTCCTTTAAAGTTTTTTATAACATCAACAGAGATCCCCGCCTCTGTTGGAGTGCAGGGACCGGGTGATATTACAATCGCATCAATTCCTTCCATATTTTTAATATCTTCAATCGTTATCTCATCATTTCTTTTAACTACGACTTCTTGGCCAAGGTCATAGAAATATTGGACAATGTTATATGTAAATGAGTCGTAGTTATCTATCATCAATATCATTGTTTACTGCCTACGAACAATACAAGGTCTTTTAATCTTGTAGAATATCCATATTCATTATCATACCAAGATGCCGCATGAACAAGATTTCCACCGATCACTTGCGTTAGTAATGAGTCAAAAATAGAAGATGCCGGATTTCCAACAATATCAGATGATACTACTGGATCTTCGCAGTATGCAAGAATTCCTTTCATTTCACCTTCTGCGTATTTTTTCATCGCAGCATTAACTTCTTCTACAGTTGTTTCTTTTTCTACCACAACCGTTAAATCTATTAAAGAACCATCAGCAACAGGAACTCTTCTTGCTGTACCATCTAACTTTCCTTTAACTTCTGGGATAACTTCTCCAAGTGCTTTTGCTGCCCCTGTTGTTGTTGGAACAATATTTACTGCCGCCGCTCTTGCTCTTCTTAAATCTTTATGTGGTAAGTCTAATATTCTTTGGTCGTTTGTGTATGCGTGGGTTGTTACCATATAACCATACTTTATGCCAAACTCTTTTTGCAACACTTTTACTACCGGTGCAAGTGCGTTTGTTGTACAAGATGCATTTGAAATAATGTTGTGATTTGCCGGGTCATAAGCTTCTTGGTTAACTCCAAGAACTATTGTAATGTCTGGATTTTTAGCCGGTGCAGAGATAATAACTTTTTTAGCTCCTGCTTCAAGATGCTTTTGCGCATCCTCTCTTTTTGTAAACAACCCTGTTGATTCTATGACTATATCAACGTTTAAATCTTTCCATGGAAGTTGTGCAGGGTCTTTTATAGCTGTTATTTTTATTTCTTTTCCGTTTACAATAATAGAGTCTTCTGTAGCTTTTATATCAGCATCGTATATTCCGTGAACTGAGTCGTATTTTAAAAGATGTGCCAATGTTTTAGTATCTGTTATGTCGTTGATAGCTACAATTTCAATACCTTTAACGCCGTTTACAATTCTAAAAAAGTTTCTTCCAATTCTTCCAAACCCATTAATAGCTACTCTCATAAATATTCCTCCTGGAATTTTTTCAGAATCTATTTTAGCATAATTCTAAGCTTTAAAATCACATCTTCCATTTTCATGCCACGAGAACCTTTAACCAAAACAACTGGCTGATAATTAGAAAATTTCAAAATATCCTCTACTATGCCATCTTTGTTATCAAAATGTTTAACCCTTGACTTATCATCAATCTCTTCAAAAACATACTTTGTTTCATTGCCATAAAGCATTATGTAATCAATATAAGAAACATTTAAAAACTTTCCAATCTCTCTATGAAGCTCCTGAGAATAATCCCCAAGCTCAAGCATATCTCCCAAAACGAAAATTTTAAAACCTTCCATGCTGTTTAAAATATCAATTGCATTTTTTACAGATAAAGGATTTGCATTGTAAGAGTCATCAATGATTGTAAAATTACCAATATTTATGATTTCTCCTCTTCCGGAAGAAGATTTAAAATCTTTTAAAACTTCAAGATTTTTTATTGGATCATAACCAAAATGGTACAAGACACCGGCAACCGCTCCAATATTTTTAAATACGCCAATATTATAAACCGGTATTTTTAGCTCTATTTTATCATTTTTATATTTAATAACTCCAACTGTCCCATCTTTGACAATCTTTATATCTCTTATCTCAATATCTCCATCTTCTCCGTATGTTATTGGATTTTTTGGATTGTAGAACTTTTTTAATTCAGATGGCAACACTGAATAATCTCCGCAATTGAATATCTCTCCTTTTCCTTTTATAACGTTTTCAAAAGAGCCAAACTTTCCAACATGTCCATGTCCTACGGATACTAAAACACTAATATCTTGATTTACCATCTTGCCAAGGTAATCAATATCTCCTACCTTTCCAGCTCCCATTTCAATGATTGTTAAATCTATGTTTTCTGGAATGTTGGCAAGAGTTAAAGGAACGCCGATTTCGTTGTTATAGTTTCCTTGTGTTGCATAGGTGCTTGCAAGATTAGATAATACAAAATTCATAAGTTCTTTTGTTGATGTTTTTCCGCTTGTCCCTGTAATGCCAATGACTGCTTTAACTTGATTTCTTTTATGTTTTCCAACTTCTACCAATGCTTGATAGGTATCTTTAACCAAGATTCCGTTTTTAAAATTTAAAGGCTTTTCAGAAAAATAGCCAACCGCTCCTTTTTCAATTGCATCTTCTATATATTGGTGACCATCTGCATTTTGACCTTTAAGCGGTATAAAAAAATCCCCTTCTTTTACTCTCCTGCTGTCGATCTCAAATCTATTTATTTTTTTATTTTCTTTAAGATTTAAAAACTCACCATTTACAATCTTTTTAAGCTGGGCTAAATCCATTACTTTCTTCCTACAACTAAAAAAATTGGATACTCTCTTTCCATGCTCTCTCTTTGTTTTTTAACTATATGCGCTATTTCAGACTTGATTTCTTTAAATCCGGCTTCTTTAAGTTTATTTTCCATCTCTTGTATTTCAAACCCAAAATGTTCAACCCCTTCATTGTCATCATGAAAGCTGCCATCTTCTTTAACAAGGTCAGCAATCGCAATATAACCATCTTCATTTAGATAATCGTAAAGAATTTTTAATATCTGACTTATATCCTTTATATGATGAAAAACCATAGAGCTAACGATTAAGTCGTACTTTTCTGATAGTTTATCTGTATAAATGTCTAAATTGAGACATTTCATATTTTCGATTTGATTTTCTTTAATTTTTTTATCAAAAACCTCTATCATTCCTTTTGATGTATCAATTCCTGTAATCTCTCCAACATAAGGCTGTAAGAAAAAGGACAATAATCCGGTTCCACATCCAAAGTCTAAGACTTTCATGTTTTGATTTAATGGAACCAACTCTTTTATTTTTTCAGCTACATTTTTTGCTATATTGACTCTTGCAGGTTTTTCATCCCATGTAAACGCTGCCATATCAAATCTATTCATAGATTATCCTCCTAAAAATCTTAAGACAAGATATATTAAAATTAAGATAAATGCTGGGATGACTAATAAGATTATAGTTTTTAAATATTTTTTTTCTCCTTTTTCCTCTTTCAAAAGAGATTTCAATGCAGATCTTATATGGTGAGGTTTTATTACTTGGCTATTTTCCAAATATGCAGACATTAAAGCTTTTGACATAACTGAATTTATTAATCTTGGGATTCCTTCAGTATTTTTATATAATTCTTCAAAAACTTTTGGGTCAATATTTATATTCTCACCATTTGCTATTTTTAAACGATGCATAACGTATTTTTCAACTTCTTTTAAGTTTAAAAAATTTAGGAACATTTTATTTGTAATTCGATGGTCTAACTGTCTAAGTTTAGGAAGCTTTAATTTTTCTTCTAACTCTGGCTGACCTACTAAAATAATTTGAATTAATTTCTCTTTTTCAGTTTCTAAATTAGATAGCAATCTTAACTCTTCTAATGTTTCTACTGGCATAAGCTGTGCTTCATCTATTATGATTAATGTTTTTATGCCTTTTTTAATATTTTCAAGTAAAAATAATTTCAATATTTTTAATATTTTATCTTTGGAAATATCCTTATCATATTCCAGAGAAAACTCATCCATCAATGTCTTTAAAAACTCTTCTGGTTGAAGGTTTGGATTTAAAATCAATGCATAAATATATTTATCTGGTAGGTCGGATAAGAATTTTCTCAAAATGGTAGTTTTTCCTGTTCCAGGTTCTCCAACGATTACACAAAAACCTTCTCCATTTTCAACAACGTATTTTAATAAATTTTTGGCAGTTCTATGAGTTAAAGATTCGTAGAAAAAACTTGGGTCGGGTGTTATTTTAAATGGATCTTCTTTTAAACCAAAAAAATCTAAATAACTCATTTACTCTTGTTTTTCCTTTGGAAAGATTATACTTCTTACTCTCTTAGTTTTTGAAGTTGCTATAGCTTTTTCCTCATCTATGTAATAGTAAATTTCATCACCTTCTACAACGTTTTTATCTTGATGAACTTCTGCATTATTTCTAAGAATTATCAAATTTTTATCTTTATAGTATTCTGCTTCTTTACCTTTACCCCATTTGTTTTCTTGCTCAAAATAAACATTACCGGTAGCTATTATTTTAGAGACATCACCTTTATCGTCTAAAAATATTTTCATCATATCTGCATTTAATTTAATATTTCCCTTTATAGCTTCAACTTTTCCTGTGTATATAGCTATTTTATCTTTGTTAAAGTATTCCAACTTATCAGCTGTTATTACCACCGGCTCTTTTTTATTCGTTTCTTTTTTTTCTTGACTGTATGCAACCAACACAAAAAATAAAATAATAAAAAACGCTAATTTATAAATACGGCTGGCAAAAAATTCAAGGAAAGTAGGGGATTCTTTGTTAATTAAAAAATTTATATCATGCATCTTTTCCTCTCACTGTTGTTTTAACATTTTGTAATCTTATGTTTTCTTCTTCAAAATTAAAAAACAAATTCTTTCCTACGGTTTGCATTTTTTCAGAATTAATATAATTTTGACTATAGTTGTACGCAATCTTTCTTTCTGTATCTATAAATAATTTATCGGTCGTAAGTTGAAGATTCTTAGATATAACTTTTACATTATTATAAATATCAATTATTTTTTGCTGTCCGTAATATGTTGCTAAATCTCCTGTTAAATCAAAAGACCTATCATCGCTTTTATAAATTAAATACGGCTTTTCTATATGAACGTTTTCCTTAACCTTTACCATCTTTTGCCCTGTCAGTTTATACTCTTTATCTGACTTAGATATGTATATAAAATTTTCTATTGTGTTATTTGTATATCTTAATCTATTTAGATTTTCTCTTTCTATATAGTCGTTAATTTGATTAAAAATGTAAGAAATGACAAGAAAAATCAAGCCTAACAAGAAGATTCTACTGCTCTTCTCTAACAATATCTTCTATCTCCTCTAAATTCTTGCCTTTTTTTCTGAAATCCCATTTTGAGCTAAACATATCTTCAAAAATTTTTACTACTTCTGTATTTCCTTCTTTTGCAGCTTTATCTTTGATATACATAGTTGGTCTGTGAAGTAGTTTGTTTATCAAAGACCTCATTGCCAAATCAATGGTTTCTCTTTCTTTTTCATTTAGATAAGGCATTTGTTTAAACAATTTTTCCAACTGCTGTTGTCTAAGCTTATCTGCATAATCTCTAACACTTGAAATAATAGGACTAACTTTTAGAGCATTTAACCATTTGACAAACTTCTCTACTTCTTCGTCGATTATAAATTCGGCTCTTTGAGCTTCTATTTTTCTTTCTTCTAAGTTTGAATTTACTACCTGTTTTAAATCGTCAATGTTGTATAAATAAACACCTTCAAGCTCGTTAACACTCTCTTCAACGTTTCTTGGAACAGAGATATCTATTATAAAAAGTGGGTCTTTTCTGCTTTTTATTGCTCTTTTAACATCTTCTTTTTTTAGAATTGGTTCTTTTGCACCTGTTGAAACGATTATAATATCTGCCTCCGGTAAAAATTCTTGAATTTTTTCAAATCTAATTGCACTTCCGCTGAATTTGTCTGCAAGTTCAACAGCTTTTTCAAATGTTCTGTTTGACACAAAAATATGTTTTACATTTAGAGAATGAAGGTGCTTAGCTGCAAGCTCAGCCATCTCGCCAGCACCAATTATAAGCACATTTTTATCTTTCAAATCTCCAAAAATCTTCTTTGCAAGCAAAACAGCTGCATAGCTTATAGATACAGCCCTTCTTGATATACCGGTAGAAGTTCTGATTTTTTTTGATACGTTTAAAGCTTTATCAAATAATCTTGTAAGAATATGACGGACGGCTTTATACTCTTTTGCTTTTGTAAACGAATCTTTAAATTGACAAACAATCTGTGGTTCGCCTATCACCATAGAATCTAAGCTTGAAGAAACTCTAAATATATGTCTGATTGCTTCTTTGTTTGTATAGAAAAATAAATAATCTTTTAAAGTATTGACAGGAACAGTAGAATACTGAGATAGAATTCTTAAAATCTCTTCTTTTACTTTTTCTATATTATCGTTAGATACTCCGTAAAGCTCAACTCTGTTACAAGTAGAAATTACGCAGATTTCATATATATCTTCAATAGAATTTAATTTTTCAAGAATTAAGCCGTAATTGTTTTCTGTTATGGCTAACTTCTCTCTAATCTCTACCGGCGCTGTTTTATAGTTAAAACCTGTTGAGAATATAACCATCTTTACTCCAAAAATATGATTAAAAATATTATAGCATCTTATAAGATATGCTAAAATTTAGCCTATGAATATACTAAATCCGCAAGTAGAAGCTTACATAGAACAGTTAAACAGAATTGCCTTCATTGAAGATGAAGAAATCTTAAAAGAAATGGAAGACTATGCTCATAAAAATGACTTCCCTATCATTGATAGAACAGTTGGAAGACTAATTTATCTAATTACAAAGTTAAAAAATCCAAAATTAGTCGTAGAGCTTGGTTCTGGTTATGGATATTCTGCTTATTACTTTGCAAAAGCTATGAATGGCGGAAAGGTTGTATTAACAGACTATCAAGAAAGAAACCTATCTATGGCAAAATCGTATTTTGAAAGATTTGGTTTGTTAGATAAAACAGAGTTTAGAGTAGGAAATGCTATTGAGATAGCAAAAGAGTATAAAGATATTGATATTTTATTTCTGGATTTAGAAAAAACTAAATATCTTGAAGCTATTTTAACATTAAAAGACAATCTTAAAGTTGGTAGTTTAGTTATCGCTGACAATACGCTATGGTATGGCAAAGTTGCACAGGATAATCCAGATGAAAAAACAGCAAAAATTAAAGAATTTAATGAGCATATGTTTAAAAATAAAGAGTTTTTTAGTGTTTTAATTCCTTTAAGAGATGGTGTTCTAATTAGCAATAAGATTGAGTAAAAAAGCGATAAATTAACAATTCTCACAACGGCTATGCTCAATTATTAAAGCTAAGAATAACAATAGCTAAAACTATTTTTTAGATAGTATTTATAACTGGCTTTACTCATGTATTTTATAAATTTTTTAGACAATAGCTTCAAATTTCACCTCTCTTGTTCCAAATCGGACAGTCATTTGTTCTTTTTTGGACAGTAAAATATAAAAGTGTTTGTATTTACATAATAGAAAATTGGCATAAATTTTTAATATCACTTATAGCTCCTGCTGCACTTTTTCTTCAAGACCCACCTCCTGCAAGAATTTTGGAAGTTGGCCACCGGCTAACTTCCCTTTTTTATTAAAGATTCCAAGCTGAGAGATTTGAACAAATTGGCAAATACTATACAGTTCATGAACTTCAGTACAAAATAATTCGTAAATTACCTATCAAATGGATTAATAGGTAAAGTCTATGTTTTTATATACCTTGGGTGATAAATTAGTGGTTTTTAATAGAATTTAAAAATGAGATCCTTCGGTCTTATGGCCTCAGGATGACAGGGTAAGTGTAGGAGTTATTCATGAATCGCCCTTACGAAAGTAAAGTTATCATTATGCAGTCGGCGAAGAATTTCCAACTTTTACCTAATTCCTCACCTGAAATATAGGACAAAATCTATGTGATTATACCTTGAGATTAAATTTATGAAAGTGGCAAGCTCTAAGGCTTGCCGTTGTGTGAGTGTTATCCTTGAGTTTTTGATAAGAATTCTTTAATTTTTAATTCCATCATATCTTTTAAGAAAAGCTTTCTTCTTTTTAATCTTTCTTCTTCAGCTTCAATTTCTGGGTCTGGTGGAAAATGTTTTTCAAGCTTTTGAACTTTCCATTCTAATTCTTGATGCTCTTCATACATTTGCTTAAATTCTTCATCTGTCTCTAATAATTTTTTGATTGCTTCTTCTCTTGTCATGTCTGCCTCCTTGAATAGTTTTTTATGTACCATGTTGCCAGCTTGATAAATACTCTCTTTGTTCTTCTGTAAGTGTATCTATTTTTATTCCCATTGCACTTAGTTTTAATCTTGCAACTTCAAAATCCAGCTCATCAGGAACTTTGTATACTGTTTTTTCAAGTTTATCTGCATTTTTATAGACATATTCAGCAGATAAAGCCTGGTTTGCAAAAGACATATCCATTACTTGTGCTGGATGTCCTTCTGCTGCTGCAAGGTTTACAAGTCTTCCTTCAGCCAATACATACAGGTTTCTTCCATCTTTTAGGGTGTATTCTTTAACATTATCTCTTATTTCTCTTATTGCAACTGCCATTTCTTCAAGTGCTTTCAAGTTTATTTCAACATCAAAGTGTCCAGAATTACTTACAATAGCTCCATCTTTCATAACTTCTAAATGATGCTTATCTATTACATTTATATTTCCTGTTACAGTTACAAAAAAGTCTCCAATTTTTGCTGCTTCTTCCATTGGCATAACTCTATAGCCATCCATTACTGCTTCAAGAGCTTTTAGTGGGTCAACTTCTGTTACGATTACATCTGCACCCATTCCTCTTGCTCTCATTGCAACGCCTTTACCACACCATCCATAACCAGCAACAACAAATTTTGACCCGGCTATA
This is a stretch of genomic DNA from Sulfurihydrogenibium sp. YO3AOP1. It encodes these proteins:
- a CDS encoding 4-oxalocrotonate tautomerase family protein: MPYVEVKVTGRLTKEQKEKIVEGITKVLEEVANKPPQSTYIVITEVDRENWAKGGKLLSDL
- the alr gene encoding alanine racemase; this translates as MNLENLKHNVKNLYSFSKKKIFAVVKADAYGHNAVLVSKYLQELDFIESFCVATPLEGKELRENGIFKNILILGGVLKEEIEILNQYNLIPVISDFNQLEIARKLKNRKIHLKFDTGMRRLGFYLENVDKIKPLLKEFEIEGVLTHLSSADTDREYTINQIKEFKEILNLLDVKPKYIHVQNSAGVVYECDFCNVIRVGLAMYGEKPFESYPIELKQVMSVKSKIISIKDVKSGDRVSYNGSFVAKKPMKVAIVPFGYADGLPRSLSNRWFFLVNGKEAPILGKITMDMTIVDVSEIENINIGNEVVIVGESGNKRITFGDIANIVGTISYEIMCGISKRVVRCEKC
- a CDS encoding sigma-54 dependent transcriptional regulator translates to MLNILVVDDEKNIQSLIKDILSDEGHSVSVAGSLTSAKDLIKKEVFDLIFLDVWLPDGDGISLISFIKEHQPNSFIVMISGHANIPIAVQAIKEGAFDFLEKPLSTDTIFAVIEKIEKEIKLRQSLQFYKEKEESQIEIIGNSEKIVQLKKQIEKVAKTNAWVMILGENGTGKELVAKSIHYQSSRKDYPFVDINCAAIPDELFEAEFFGYEKGAFTNAFTRKIGKLELADKGTLFLDEVADMSLSAQAKLLRVLEEKEFSRLGSNTKIKVDLRVISATNKDIQKEVEKGTFRQDLAFRLSVIPLTVPPLRERGEDIILLAEYFIKKFSIENKVEPPILTDEVKRTFLNYSWPGNVRELKNLMERIVIFNSGDYVYNKDLPPNMFGKTTAHEEKSIPITIRPLKDAKEELEREMIKKALEVYNKNLKEVAKALDIDLSSLYRKIKQHQLEE
- a CDS encoding PilZ domain-containing protein — protein: MPERKPVVEGYQKAVEKLSGVDINAIVFLLFIILIIILAVLFLNSLSKKLKAKYHYSEFVKYAKEKELSDEQVSILWDYSKKMGRDPFLALEFKSPFEKVVDLYIKDNPNFNENLIKDMREKLGFDVVPSFVPITVTKDIDLFQGGRIKLEDGRSFNVVLYDKDELYMYWAITDKNVPNLNVGDKVKISFIRKSDGAYVVEGQIEDILKESGNVILKFPHTFEILRIQRREYPRIDTDIEAVLGKKIKEDDKEIIKWHIGRILDISPSGARFCVSVEEKNTLNLRIGDEIILTFTLEEKDFQLTGDVVNVYEKQKIICYGIKFKEIKESIQKDIFSYIRKEQQKMLSLYKKQS
- a CDS encoding aminodeoxychorismate/anthranilate synthase component II, with product MILMIDNYDSFTYNIVQYFYDLGQEVVVKRNDEITIEDIKNMEGIDAIVISPGPCTPTEAGISVDVIKNFKGIYPILGVCLGHQSIGQAFGAKIVKAKCLMHGKTSKIYHNEKGLFEGIPNPFNAVRYHSLVIDESTLPEDIEITARSDDDEIMAIEHKKYPIWGVQFHPESILTEYGHKLLENFLKMSKKEDIKENLTT
- the murF gene encoding UDP-N-acetylmuramoyl-tripeptide--D-alanyl-D-alanine ligase, with the translated sequence MDLAQLKKIVNGEFLNLKENKKINRFEIDSRRVKEGDFFIPLKGQNADGHQYIEDAIEKGAVGYFSEKPLNFKNGILVKDTYQALVEVGKHKRNQVKAVIGITGTSGKTSTKELMNFVLSNLASTYATQGNYNNEIGVPLTLANIPENIDLTIIEMGAGKVGDIDYLGKMVNQDISVLVSVGHGHVGKFGSFENVIKGKGEIFNCGDYSVLPSELKKFYNPKNPITYGEDGDIEIRDIKIVKDGTVGVIKYKNDKIELKIPVYNIGVFKNIGAVAGVLYHFGYDPIKNLEVLKDFKSSSGRGEIINIGNFTIIDDSYNANPLSVKNAIDILNSMEGFKIFVLGDMLELGDYSQELHREIGKFLNVSYIDYIMLYGNETKYVFEEIDDKSRVKHFDNKDGIVEDILKFSNYQPVVLVKGSRGMKMEDVILKLRIMLK
- a CDS encoding class I SAM-dependent methyltransferase, producing the protein MNRFDMAAFTWDEKPARVNIAKNVAEKIKELVPLNQNMKVLDFGCGTGLLSFFLQPYVGEITGIDTSKGMIEVFDKKIKENQIENMKCLNLDIYTDKLSEKYDLIVSSMVFHHIKDISQILKILYDYLNEDGYIAIADLVKEDGSFHDDNEGVEHFGFEIQEMENKLKEAGFKEIKSEIAHIVKKQRESMEREYPIFLVVGRK
- the gap gene encoding type I glyceraldehyde-3-phosphate dehydrogenase — translated: MRVAINGFGRIGRNFFRIVNGVKGIEIVAINDITDTKTLAHLLKYDSVHGIYDADIKATEDSIIVNGKEIKITAIKDPAQLPWKDLNVDIVIESTGLFTKREDAQKHLEAGAKKVIISAPAKNPDITIVLGVNQEAYDPANHNIISNASCTTNALAPVVKVLQKEFGIKYGYMVTTHAYTNDQRILDLPHKDLRRARAAAVNIVPTTTGAAKALGEVIPEVKGKLDGTARRVPVADGSLIDLTVVVEKETTVEEVNAAMKKYAEGEMKGILAYCEDPVVSSDIVGNPASSIFDSLLTQVIGGNLVHAASWYDNEYGYSTRLKDLVLFVGSKQ